aggTCGAcctcgctgctccttggatgctgcctgaactgctgtgctcttccagcaccactaatccagaatctggtttccagcatctgcagttattgtttttaccttataaatTAAGGCTATTTTGCCACAATTGTACATGGCATTGGCAAGTCGGCATCTGGAGTGCTGTATAGTTTCCTTATTTGAGATAGGACATAGATACATTTAAAAGTcagtcagagaaggtttacatgagtgattcctgggatgagatgGAAGGAGGAAGCAGCTGCCTGGCAAAGAAAAAGTTTGGAAGGGCTGAATTTGTGACCATTGGGGATTAGAAAAATGACTGATCTTTATCGAAAATATCCTGAGGTGGCTTCAGGGTGGGTGCTGaagtgagacaaaaaaaacttataAACTTTGTGCCCTGCAAGTGCTCTCCAATTTATGACAATGATAAGAATTCTTTCACTAATCCTCTCGTATTGTTCCCGAGTGCAGAATATTTTTAGGGCAAGTGACTGTGAACACTCAAAATGCCTGAAACATCCCAAGGATGGTGTACTTTTTGAATCAgtatcagatatcctaaatgattGCCTGTGTTTATATAAACCACAACCTGGCTTCCCAATAATTAGTTTTTAGGCCCTATGACCTGCTTCCCTGTTAGCTATACTTTACCAAATGTTTGATTATCAAACATGACATTCAGATTTTCCTTGAGCTCTCTACCAGCTATTGATTTAATCTATTCATTTCTTTAAATCATCTTTGTTTGTTAACTGAAATTATCATAGCATCCAACTTTTGCTACTTTATTCTCTCTACCCTTTCTTCAGCTGCTACAAATATGCTTTTCATTTAAGAACTGAATAAGTCCACATGTCAATTGCCTGAGCTTTCCTACGTTGTGGTTGTAGCTTGTTGCTTGCACTGTGAAAGGGACACTAGATCCTGAAATGAGAGAACAAGTCTGGGTACCAATGCAATGAGACCATTGCTTAGCTTTGGCTTCTCTGTTgtgctttatttttctaattacaTTTCAGATGGTATTCTAACTGACAAAAGGAATACATATCAATGTAACTGACCATATACAATACCGAACAAAAGTAATTGCCAAATAGACTCATTGCAGACACTTCCAGCAAAAATTCATCCGCGAGGCTCTGACTGAGCAAGTTATTTTACACATTTTCTCAGGTATACAAACAGGCAACTGTTGTTGAGAATTAGCTATAAATCCCCAGAGCTGATGAAACACCTAGCTCTATTAGACTTCCACTTTGCTGTCCACAATGATTGCAGTCGGAAGATAATATTGAGGTGTGTCCACTGTAAGTGGTGGGGCAGAGAAAGGAAATAGAAACACCACACATCAGAAATCAGTTAACCCCAATTTGACTGAGGACTTTCTTCGTCTATATCAAACAATGGGGTTAAATTCGTATTCAAAGAAAGACGACCTGtcccatttattttttttttgttgctttgtcAGAATCAATCACAAATAGATTAGAGGACCCCCATTAAAGTATTCCACAATGGATCCTTACATTCGTTTCATCTCATCCACACCAGCTGCAATTAAATCTGTAATGACTTGACTTTCCGTTTCTTCACCTTTTTTACTTTTGCCTTCCTGGACTGAGCAGATAGTGAGGAAGCCACAGGTGTTTGTTCTGATATGCTCAATGGAGTAAGGTCAGCTgcaggaagtgatatcaccccTTCAGAAATGCTGAAAGTAATACAGAAAGTTCCATCAGGTTCAATTATAGTACAAAACGACTGCTTCAGACAAACATCCTCTATTCTGCACCAGACTCAGCTAAATTTATTTAATCTTTTTAAACGGCTTCAACTTATTTCACCACCCACTTGCATATGCATCTGAACCCCTAACATTGGGCTCTGCAACTCTGAAAATTTTCTATTTAATCTACTCTTCCCCTCAGTATGCTTCCTCTAAAGATATAACTTCATTAAAACCGACATGAGATTTCATCTGGTCGGTTTCTGTTTTCTAAACTTTTACACTGCTGAGTTTCATTTTGGTGTCACATACAACATTTTATATTGATCCCATTTTCCAAAAAACAGAGGTttagttatgaagacagattgggcaGACTGGGATTTTTCTTCTTGGTGCAGAGGAAATGGAGAGTGGACGGGattgacaatatttaaaataagGGCCAACAACACGATAAACAGGAGGTAACCTTTCCCCTTGCtgaagggatcaatgaccagggggcaTCGATTtaagggaaggtttagaggaaatgtgaggaaaaattcttttttcacccagaggatggtgggaatctgaaagcCCCTGGGAGGCATAAAATCTTCAACACtgaaaacacatttttaaatgtcCTTGTAATGCCAAGGCAAACAATGCTCtggcccaagtgctggaaaatgggattcgaATAGTtgaatggttgtttttgactgtcaCAGACTCAATGTGCCGAAAGGGTTTTTCTATGGTATAAAGCTCTATAAGAACTTATATCGTGTGTAAGAACTAACATCATGGAATAATCACCTTGAGGAGGTAGTTACTTGAGATTCTACAGGGAGTAAGGAATTTGTACCTTTCTCTACTTTGCTCAGTCTCTTTCTCTCCAGGCTGCTTTTCAAACATAGCAACAAAAAACCCATTGGTCAAGGTGTCACTGGGTGTTGCACGGATACAGCAGGGCCCTTCTGGGAATGTGTCCAGACCCCGTAAAGGCCATGACGGCATCAGATTGACCAATCTATGCGGGGGGAAAAACAGGAACATGTcaaactcaaaaaaaaatcctataACAGTAATTTTCAGCAGCTTGTTCTCACATTGCTACCTTCCTAGTCCTTACATTTCCCTCCTAGAGAGGCACCAATGCTCATTAGAATCTGGTCTCACTGGCAGTTTTCAAGCATCTCAGGAAGAGTCATCCATTGTCCGTGAATGACTAGGTACAATTGATGGATAATTCAAATATGGAAGCAATCACAGCCAAGTCTTGCCCCAATTCAACAGAGTCATGAATGAGAACATTGATCTCCCTCCAGGAGATCAATTAGCAAATCCCAGCTAAGGTCAGCTACCTTAACGCAAATCCCAGCTAAGGTCAGCTACCTTAACACACACCCAAGAATCTTGAACTAGTTGCTCCTGACCTTTTAGAGGTTCAGTGCAATATAATTACATTACTGAAGTTGCATTAAATGATAAAACCAAACTATGGACTTGCTGACAAGTTGCAATTAAATACAGTTCCATTTTCATGAAATCATATTTTAATTTCTGCTATTATACAAACTTTTCAGTTTTTAGTCACtcaagaaataaaagcaggacaaaccatTCACCAAGCTCATGGTTTATCTCAATTCCAGATTCTGTCATTCACTTCAAACCCAAAAGATCCAATGACCTCTGAGTTGAATATCCATGAATCTGTAACATTTACAGTTCTGAGTAAAAATTTTCAAAAAGAGTCACAACCCAAGTGAGTATATCTCTTTAAATCTCCACATTAAATGGTTGAGCTCAGAAATTAAAGCTGGTGTTCCTAGAGAATTTGCTCACCACTAGGTATGGCCCCTTGATCCCACCGCAGTTTACTAAAGGAGCAGCACTGTCAGAATTGCAATTTTTCAAGGTTTTCCTCACAGAATGTGAACAACCTGCTTCATGGTGATTTTCCACTGGAGGAGGGTCAGCTGGCCCTCTGAGCACCGCTCCAACACGGCTGCCATCTGTCTTTACTGTTCGTGTCAGGCAGTTTCCATTCTCTGCAGTGGCCTGATGCCTCTAACTGGGTGTCAAGCGTGTTTCCTTTCCAATGGGGGTGCTTGCATTCAATCATTAGCACGTACCGTGGTAGGACTTAGAAGCATTAGGTTTCTCTTTTCTTTTGAAATCCtgcaaatttatttaattttttccAATGAAACTATCAAATCTTATTCATCTTAATTTCATGCAAACATCTCAAAATGCTACATTCATCGGATTCTTCTATTTAGCCAGTAAGTTGCAGTCTTGAACATAactatcataaaatcatagaatccctccagtgtgaaaacaggcccttcagccccacaggtccacaccgaccctccgaagattaacccacacagacccactccccactactctacatttacccctgattaatgcatctaatctgcacatccctgaacactatgagcaattcagcatagcccattcccctaacctgcacatctttggattgtgggaggaaaccagaggaaacccatacagacatagggagaaaacgtgcaaactccacacagacagtcactcgaggctggactcgaacctgggtccctggcgctgtgaggcaacagtgctaaccactgagccaccatgtcacagaAGGACATTTGACACATTGATTATCCAATCGTTTCTCCAATAATAGTTGCAAAGAACTAAGGCAAAAAAAACAACTGACTTAAGACAGGGGCATGAGAGGCCATTACAATTAGAATAAGTAGCGCTCCTGGTACACTTCCAAAACGAGCTGAGGAACACATTTACAGAAGCTACCCAGACTTATATATTAGTCTCTGTACTTTCTCTAACACTAAACTGCATTCCGTCCTAtttggagaaagcgaggactgcagatgctggagctcagagtcaagagtgcggtgctggaaaagcacagcaggtcaggcagaatctgaggaggagaatggacatttcagGCATATTTCTGAATGAAGAATATAACTGCTCATGACATGACTTTAATCTTTCCCAGAAATTCTCTCAGAGCAAGTCACTGTCTTGAACGTCTCATGGAAGATCATGGGGTGTCTACCTGATTCGGTTGCCATGTCGCTTTAGTATCTCCTTGACAACATCCTCATTCTCTTCACAATGTATTGAACATGTCGAGTAAATGACCCGTTCCACGTTTGGAAAGCTCAGGGCAAGGCTGAGGGCTTTGTACTGGAAACTTGCAAGTGCCTGTAGGCGTTGTGCGGATGATGACTCCTCGTCTGTGAACTGGTTCAAGCGGTTAACAATTCCTTGTtttagagggaaaaaaaagtaatGAAAAGACTCAGTGCGTGAGGACAAAATTAATTCCTAATGACAGAGTTATTCAGAGTACCTCAGGTTGTGCAGCAGTTTAAGAGATCAATATTTCAAAGATTTATGCTTATAGAAAACAATCTAATAATAacagttctgacgaagggtcacatAACACAACAGGTTAACTCTGTTGTTCTCTGTACatacgctgccagacctgctgagtgtcttcagcagttactgtttttgcttcagattacCAGCAcctgctgttttgtttttatgaACTAATAGTGATGAACTACTTTTACCAGTTTTCTCTTCTCCTTACAACACCAACTCAGGTCCACCATCCAAAACATTTTGTTTCCGGTAGAGAGATGTCAATGGGTAGAGGGAGCTAGAGTATTAACTCTCTTCTTGCTGTCAAGCATCTCAAGGACTCCCTGCTCAAAACATTTCTTTGGTCTAAAACATTTCCCATTCCCATACTGTGTCAAACTCCCTCTTGAAAAATGCTTCACAGGCGAGGGCTCACAATCTTAAGGGGTAGCCATTTCGGATCAAGCTAAGGAGAAAcactttcacccagagagtggtaagcctgtaGAATTCaaaaccacagaaagcagtttttatggagttggatatagttctcAGGGCTAAATAGGATCAAATTGTATAGGgacaaagtgggaacagggtactgaactGGATAATtagccatgattatactgaacagggccgaagggcctactcctCCTGTTTTCTAAGCTCCTATGGATCAGAATGCAAGCTGCGAGCACCGTGAAATCTTTCTGTTTTATGAAGATATACGGATTTATCCATTTGCTCTTTAGCCTTTGAAGCCACAAAGCTGCGAGCCAAGGTGACAATCTCCCAGTCTTCCAACACTGGACGAACCTACTTTGAACCACACAGTCCAAAACTGAAGGCCCAGTAATTGTGAAGAATCATTTCTAGATACGGAAAgactttccaaatgcagccaGACATTTCAGAATGTTGTCTCTTTCAGTTTTGGACTGGATTAACTGAAATCTGACTACTGAGATAGAGAAGGGGAAATTGTTCAAATACTCCTTCCGATCCCATTCCCAACTGCAGCACAACAGAATCCAAAAGATTAACTGCATCAAAGCTTCCTCTCTTCCCCTCCCCAGGATAGAaaaccacactctcaggcagccgGCTGTAAAAGGAGGGTCTCCTCACCAGAGCCACTGCATGATGGGTCCACTAGAACATAATTCACATCCTGGTACTTGGGGTCGCTGGGATCCACAAGCGTGAAGTCCTGATTGGCCAGTTCATGACATGTAACTCCAGCCCTCAACAGCAGCGTGCCCATTGTCGCCAGGCGTTTGGTGTCAAGATCAAAAGCAAAGAGTTTCCTTAAAAAGATGAAAGTAGTAACCTCTGATATTTCCAGAGCAGACACAACAGATGAAGACATGTAATTGACACAGTTTGTAAACCAGAATGTAATGGGTGTATACGTCTAAATGGCCCATATCGTAAGGCATTTACCAAATTACACCCTCCCTCTCACTTTTTTAATGGTGTTAATTACCTGCTCCCAGCTCTTTGTTTCAAACCAAAATTCCACATTTATTCCAACTTGCAGCTTTCTATGTCACATGGAATGGAAATCAAATCAGGTGGAAGAGAATGGACTGAGAAGGAAGGAACCACTGAAAGAATAGTTGCTGAATAAACCATAAAACTCTAAAAAGTGAGGGATATAGGGAACAGAGACACATACTGAAGATGATCAATGCAAGATGGCAGTGGTGGACACTACACAATCATACATGCGCAAATGGAAAACAGATAAAAACTAGAacattcatgtgcttattttTATACAATTCAAACCATTCCCTTGTACGTCTGTGTTTAGAAAGAAGGGCCAGTGGTATTTTGGGTTTTTAAATCAGGACACAGAATAGGAGAGTAAAGCAGCAGTGATAAATTTGCAGCAGTGGTTAGACTACAGGTAGAATGCAGTGCATAGTTTTCAATGTCAATTGACCCTCAATTTAAAATTGCTAATGACAGAGGCTGGAGAGACGCTAAGAGAAATGTCTTAATATGAGGATTATTGGGAAATAACAAGTGATTACAACAGTGTCTAAGTGAAtattggataaatattttaagCTAAGGATAAGTTGGAGCTCAGTGAAGAAACCCTTGGATTGGGAGAGCCAGAAGATGAAGCAGCTGGCATCCAGTATTGTATACACAAATGGGTTTTCAACCTTTTATTTCATAAATACTTTCTATTTTCATGCTAATTGTACAagcacaatatttaaaaagttacTCTAAATCCTGTAGACCTGATGtatgtctctctccctttctccagaGTTCCATGGAATGTCCACTTTGTTCCGAATTCTGCTTTTCCCCATAATGCTTTCACAGCTTGATCCAGGCTGCCCCTCATCCCAACAGGGATTGTTCCAGTGATATTCTCAGCAGTGGAGTGTCACTGCTAGCAGGAGTGTTTCAGTTTGAAATGAGATTGCTTTAAATAGTAATGGATTATAATAGAGCTGTTTCTGTGAAAGAGTTGCCTGAGACAACAGATCCAGCTCTAATGGGAGCAGCAAGTTGGCTTTTGCAAAAATGAATCATTTTCCCCAAGTATCCATCTTTTTTTTGGGCACATACAGCAAGTCCATGACTTACCCTTTATTACGGAGAATAGCAGCAAGGTGGCTGGTCTTGTTCCCAGGAGCTGCACATGCATCAATCACGTGAGAACCTGCTGGAGGGCTCAAGAGATATGCTGGTAAACAGCTGGCCTAGAAAGAAGAGAAGAGACATTCATTGTACACACGTCAAATCTGCTCAGGAAACCTGACTACAGTGAATTGATTCACTAGGCATGCCCCATACCACAGCATCAGCTTCTCTGGGAGATACTAAAGCTGGAGTCCACCATGAATGAAGCAAAGGCAAGCTTCATAGGATCAGAATGGAGAATATTGCTTACATTACAAGGTACTATATCTAAATACATGTAGCATTTGCAAAAAGGTTGTTGATTTAAAAGGCACATATTAGGGCAAATTGATAAGATTTAATTTTCATTATAGAGATGTGGCTCCAGGGTGAAGAATTGAAGGGTCAAACTATAGAATctgtttgggtggaactaagaaacagGAAGAGGCAACAAACAAGGGACGGGTTCGTTTCACTGCCACCAAATGGAAGTGGAAATGATGGGCATGGTATACTTCAGGGAGTTAGAGATGTATCTAACATGGGTAATCCAGTAATTAACAGGCAATTTACATTTACatataaaacaaaagaattgcagatgctagagatatgaaacaaaatacagaaattgctggagaaactcaccggTTTTGCAGGATctatggacagaaaacagagtcaatgatTCGAGGCCagagacctttcttcagaagttcTGGGACTTTATTATTTGGAACGGAAGGGAAGCCAAGAATAATAAAGCTGTTGTAGTTTGTTTTTGAAGGTATTACTTGTAGAATTGATAAGGGAGAATCAGCAGATGGAGTGCATTTGGAtgttcagaagacttttgataagatTGTGCAGGAGCTTAGTGAAAAAACAATATAGCACAAAGGATTGGAGGTAACATACTATTACAGATTTGGAACTGGTTAACAGACAAATTGCTGATACACAACATATGAAAATTTGAGTTAGAAGAAAGATACAAGGATAATTCAAAAACATGGTCAATGGAGTATGATGGAAATAAGTGTGAATTATACATTTTAATAGAAaaacaacaggaaggcagaatactgtttaaatggtgagaggttgagaACTGCAGCTGTCCAAAGGGACCTTGTCCAACGGTCACTAAAAGTTGCTGCAAGAAATTAACAAGATAAAAAACAAcgagagagagtagggccccatAAAGATCAAAcagtttgtctttgtgttgaacctcaggaggtgGGAGGGAtatcaaatgaatattttgcatcagctttTACTGTGGAGGAAGAAATGGTGGCGAGAGAACGCAggaaaataaatactgatgttttgaaaacagttcccattacagaagaggaagtgctggaggtcttagagaaTAAAAAAGGTGGGTAAATCTCCAGGACTTGATCTAGTGTAGCCCAGGTGCGGGGCCCCTTGAGGAAATATTTCTGAGCGAGGTGCTGGAtaactggagagtggctaatgttgtgcctttgtttaagaagggatgtaaggagaagtCTGAATTATAGAACTATaattggaagtgattctgaaagatagaatttgtatgcatttggagaggcaaggaatgattagggatagtcatcatggttttgtgcatgggaaatagtgtctcacaaacttgattgagctttttaaggaagtaaccaagaagactgaggagggcagagcagcagacatCATTTACTTGGAgcttagtaaagcctttgaaaaggttACACATGgttgactaattagtaaagttggatcacatgggattcagtgagcttgccaattggatacaaaattggctaaacaacaggagacagagtgatggtggagggttgtttttcagactagagacctgtgactagcagtgttccatagggatcagtgctgggtccacttttgtttgtcatttatataaatgatttagtggAGAATATTGAAAACATatttagaaagtttgcagatgacatcaagattggtgATATTgtgcacagtgaagaagattatctaagattgcaaagagatcttaatcaattgggtcaatgggctgaggagcggcaaatggagtttaaattggagaaatgtgaggtattacattttggtaaaacaaacaaagacaagacctatacaattaaaagtagggtcttgGTCAGTGTTGGAGAACAAACAGACCTGGGGTACCAGTACATTTTTCTTTGAAGTTAGCACTACACAGAGGTAAGATGGTTAAGGCtgcgtttagtatgcttgcctttgttgttcagacctttgaatgtaggagttgggacattgtgttgagattgtacaagatgttggtgaggcctcttctggactactttgtccagttctggtttccctatTATTAAGCTGCTGAGGGgtcagaatagatttaccagaatgatgccgggactggagggcttgaattataaggacaggctggataggctggaactttttcgcTGAAGCATGAATGttcagggatgaccttatggaggtttataaaatcaggagggatatagataaagtgaatggcaggtgtctattctgtagggtgggggatttcaagactagggggcatatctttaaagGTGAAAGACGTtagatttaaaaaaggcaagaCAGGCAATTTGTTTCTACACAGTGATTCcacagtgtgtggaatgaacttccagaagaagtggtggatgtagctACAGTTATATTTAAAGATATTTAaatcagtacatgaataggaaatgtttggagggatatggcccaagcaCAGGTAGGTGGGAGAAGTTTAGTTCGGAACTATGGttagcatagactagttggactgaagggtctgcttccgtgctgtatgactaggACTCTAAATGGTGCAGGGGCCTTCATGAGgagatttgagttcagaaataaaggtgtcttgctgcaattgtatagagccttggtgagaccatgtgGAGTATTCTGcagtttgatctccttatttaaagaaggatatatTTGGAATTGAGTGAGTACGACCAAGGTTCATCTGACCAATATTTAGGATGGTTCGGCTGTCTTctaaggagagattgaggaaactggatctgcattctctggagttttgaagaagaaGGTGATCGCATTGAAATTTGCAAACTTCTGACGGGGCTCAATAGGTTGGATGTAGAGAGAATACTTCCCAAGATTCGTGACTCTAGAAGAGAGCTTATAATCTAAGAATAAGTGGTCAGCCATAttagactgaggtgaggaagaatgtcttcactcagaggtcaAAGATCTTTGGAACTGTCTACCCCAGAAGGTGCTGGAAGATCAGTGAGCATGTTCACATGGATTTCTGGAGACTAATGACTTTAAGTAATATAGAGATAGTACAGAAAAATACTATGATTTAACTAATTgagagagcaagctcaaaggactAGAAGAACTACTGCTGCTCCTATAAGCAGTATTGATTATTTTGAATATGCTGTCAGCTTTACATGATTATACCATTAGCAACACAGGAACAGCTAATGCTTAAATTAATCTTTGCAAAATACCAACAAGAAAGTTTTACACTGTTTTTCCTATCAGGCCAGCTCATTTATAGATGGCTAACCATTTAATAAAACATCAAGCAAATCTGTGTGCCAGAACAACAACTCCCTTACTCTGACAAGTTCAGCAGAACTAATCATGCTGTACCACTGAATCTCAAGGAAACATTTAAACTAATTCTTCGACCCCCAAAGTCTGAAGCAAAACTGCAGAATATTCACTGCTACTTTTCGCCACATTATTCACCTTTTCTTAACAGGTGCATTTTATCTCCTCAAACtaataaaaatacaaaagctCTTCATAAAATACCTCAGGGTTCCGGTGAAACTCTTGTAGTCAGTCCAAAATCCCCCAAATGGAGCATTGATCAAGCATGGTCCTGCTTACCTTATCCTGCAGAATGATATGCCCGGCTGTGTACAAGAAATGTTCATGAAGATCTGTCTTTGGATGAAAAGCCAGCAATTCCGAGAGGTGAAGGTCACTGATGAATTGTTTCCGATCGATCTGCCTCAGATCAGCTATACTGTGAGAAAGAGAGTTTAGATGCAAGGATACTAGGAACATTGAACATAAATTTGAGTTAATACTTGATTGGCAAATATTGAAGCTTGATGACTTGGAACAAACTTGTATGAATAAAACATATCAAATTAATCTAGTTAATCGATTCACAAGAGACATAAATGTCCTGTATGTAATCGCTAAAAGAATTTTTTCAGTAAGTGACGTCTCAAGCAAACAAAGGACAGGCTCATTGAGTCAAGTACCTAAACCCTCAGTACGTCTTTGACAAGTTCCATATGAAAAGCAGCTAAACACGAACAACCTGGGTAAACGTGAGAGTGAATAAACATAAAAAAAACTAATGACAAGAGAGGGTGTCTGTATTGAGTAGAGTGTCCCAGGGATCAGCACCGTATTTGAATACACAACAGTAACTGGTCATCAGATCATTATACTAAAAAAAGGTGGGCAGTCATGTCTGAAAAAGCAGAGATAAGACACAAGAAAAACCTTAAATTAAAAATAGAGGGAGCTACAACAAATGCAATCCAGTACAATAGGTGCATGGTGATAGTTACAGGAAAAAGAAATACAAGACAATTGCACCATTTACTGCTCTGGCTAGAGAAGAATGGAAGAGATTGCGAAGGATAGACTCTATACTGAAAAGTCACTACAGACAGTAAATcacaaagtcagaatggtgagctATATTGTCAAACCAGCAAAGCATAACACCCCCACCCTCAGTGCTGACTGATAGTGGCCTCTGACTGATAGTCCAGGGACTGACAACTTGCCCATTCTACATAAAACCCTTTGAAATAATTTCATGCTTGGCACTGATGTATCA
The Chiloscyllium plagiosum isolate BGI_BamShark_2017 chromosome 28, ASM401019v2, whole genome shotgun sequence DNA segment above includes these coding regions:
- the nsun5 gene encoding probable 28S rRNA (cytosine-C(5))-methyltransferase — protein: MALYVKAAAVLGQLEGKRGSVKTLVYNSGHKNIKQLFALVCETLKYTSVLNEIITTSDLLKKEKKLQMNVAKVLVYDFLFGKGLKCGGSWKVLIMKHRSQLKSALARLKVKRKVSRNEDLIETKVSSKEAYQLPRYVRVNLLKSNTEDVIDYFKCEGYTYLGQATSIADLRQIDRKQFISDLHLSELLAFHPKTDLHEHFLYTAGHIILQDKASCLPAYLLSPPAGSHVIDACAAPGNKTSHLAAILRNKGKLFAFDLDTKRLATMGTLLLRAGVTCHELANQDFTLVDPSDPKYQDVNYVLVDPSCSGSGIVNRLNQFTDEESSSAQRLQALASFQYKALSLALSFPNVERVIYSTCSIHCEENEDVVKEILKRHGNRIRLVNLMPSWPLRGLDTFPEGPCCIRATPSDTLTNGFFVAMFEKQPGEKETEQSRESISEGVISLPAADLTPLSISEQTPVASSLSAQSRKAKVKKVKKRKVKSLQI